The following are from one region of the Lentimicrobiaceae bacterium genome:
- the sucD gene encoding succinate--CoA ligase subunit alpha: MSILVNNNSRVIVQGFTGNEATFHATQMLEYGTKIVGGVTPGKGGTQHLGLPVFNTMLDAVKTTGANVSIIFVPPPFGADAIMEAADAGIEVIVCITEGIPVKDMQSVKEFLCNKKNRLIGPNCPGVITPGEAKVGIMPGFIHKPGTIGLISRSGTLAYEAVDQITKAGLGQSTGIGIGGDPIIGTTMKDAVKLFMTDPATEGIVIIGEIGGNMEADVALWVKENGTKPVVGFIAGATAPKGRTMGHAGAIIAGKWETAQAKQQIMIECGIHVAYSPAEIGATMLNVLKKK, encoded by the coding sequence ATGAGTATTTTAGTAAATAACAATTCGCGGGTTATCGTTCAGGGCTTTACCGGCAATGAAGCCACTTTTCATGCCACCCAGATGCTTGAATATGGAACAAAAATAGTAGGGGGGGTTACTCCCGGAAAAGGAGGAACCCAGCATTTAGGGTTACCCGTTTTCAATACGATGTTAGATGCTGTAAAAACCACAGGAGCCAATGTTTCCATTATTTTTGTTCCTCCACCTTTCGGTGCTGATGCCATTATGGAAGCTGCCGACGCGGGAATAGAAGTTATTGTATGTATTACCGAGGGCATTCCGGTGAAGGACATGCAGAGTGTAAAAGAATTTCTTTGCAATAAAAAAAACCGTTTGATAGGACCCAACTGTCCGGGTGTCATTACTCCCGGCGAAGCCAAAGTAGGCATTATGCCTGGTTTTATTCATAAACCGGGAACCATCGGACTCATTTCGCGCTCGGGAACCCTTGCATACGAAGCCGTTGATCAGATTACCAAAGCTGGTCTCGGACAGTCAACCGGAATAGGAATAGGGGGAGACCCAATCATCGGAACGACTATGAAAGATGCCGTAAAACTGTTTATGACTGACCCTGCAACGGAAGGAATAGTAATTATCGGTGAAATTGGCGGGAACATGGAGGCAGATGTTGCGCTCTGGGTGAAAGAAAACGGAACCAAACCCGTTGTAGGTTTCATTGCAGGAGCTACGGCACCCAAAGGCAGAACGATGGGACATGCAGGGGCTATCATTGCCGGAAAATGGGAAACGGCGCAAGCAAAACAGCAAATCATGATCGAATGCGGAATTCATGTTGCTTATTCTCCCGCAGAAATCGGGGCTACTATGCTCAATGTTTTGAAAAAGAAATAG